The DNA segment ATCACAGAAATAACTATTAACAACAGTTGTTTTACAGTAAGGTAAACGTGGAATTAAAGAAACCATgattattaccacaactaacggGACTGTCCATGATATCATAATAATCAGAGTCATTCTTGAGTTTGAATTCAGTATGTTGCTTCGAAGTGGAAAGCATATTGCAATTAACCTGTCATATGCTAATACACAAAGAGCAAATGACTCTAATGAGCAAAAGTAATGCACAAAAAACAACTGTGTTAAACATGTATCAAAATATACAAAtctagaattaaataaaaatgtatgtattgctTTTGGAATTATTGCAGTACTATAGCTCACATCAACAACAGCCAAActaaacactgcaaaatatttaGGCGTATGCAGACTTTCAGCAAAGAAGATAATGGACATTATCAAAAAATTGGCTAAAAGTGTAATAATGTAGacaactgacaaaaaaataaaatagtattcTGTGTTCTGCAAAGCATAAAAGcctcgaatataaaatcctaatgGATGTGTGAAGTTGCTGAGGTCCATTGACTTCGCCTTACTTAATTTCAGGCAAACCTAAAATGAATGAAGATCATTAGAAATagatattcattacatttatacaacaGCATCGGTACTAATCCTAATGTGTATTTAACCAATGTTTTATTTCaatcacaataaacaaaagatGTTAATGCACTTTTATTggagcaaaataaaaagaattatatacaATTGTCTTACCTATTTATGTGTAGGAGCctcttacaaaatacatttagtaACTACtgatgcattcattcattcattcattcattcattcattcattcacaacaaatgcaaaaatcctgtataatattttgccttaattttcGTCTTGCAATTGACACTCTATGTGCTAAATGCAAATAAACTTACTTCTCTTTCCAGAGCAGTGTTCACAAAGATTTTTCTTTACTATTGGCTTGTTCCTACTGAAAATCAGCATATTTATAGGCAATACTGTAGGccataatatttactgtattccTTAGAGATGAAATTACCACTTAGTTTCATTAGATGtagtttattataatatatattcttatTTCATCTTTCAGTGGAAAATTATAATTGCTGGAAATTCCATGAAGAAGTAATTAGTTGTTAGAAAAATCTCTGGCTGtaactattacatttttttcctaatgCTAGCACATAAGATGATAATATTGTAACAGAATATAAAAGTGCATTTGGTTAAGTCTTCAGTGGAATAAAAGCAACTAAACTGAAACTTTTAATCAACTAAGAAATTCTTCTTCAATGTATCACATCTAAACTTTTTAAGCTGAATTAATTAAAAGtattcaaaaatattcaaaaaagattTTGAGTTTTATTGCACctgttcttattaatttttccaaCTTCCGATTTTCTTGTCAGTATATGAGTATACTTGCTTGTTTTTATTGCCAACTTGGTTTAGTGCAGTATTTTgaaaccaaaatatttaaatgactcaaatcacttttatgttttttccatttattgtcaaatttaaaaatgtacattttaacccTTATTTAAAACAAGACTAACTTTTTCAGTctaaattttatcattttttttagttcAGAGTACCAAAAAGAAAATTCTAATATAAATAAAGATCTGAGGTAATTCATTGCAGAAGGACCACATAACTATCATTACTCTAGCTTCTATggtgtagcaatggattgtgcagattgtgcaaagcacaagggtcTATAAGCTGGGGGGCCACTCAGGGcagtatagattttttttaaagttttaatgacTTGACCAAAACAGTGGTTTCACAGTCTCAATGCAGTGGCTTCAACGTTCGATGTCTTGTTACCATCAATTCTGACCTTGATGGCCGACTACAAATTGTATGCTGATGCTGATCTTCTCATTGAACGCTATAGCACCAACATTTTTCCgctcaattgttgtcatttcGTACATGTTTTCAATCCATCCTGTCAATCAAGTTGACGGTTTTCAAAGTAGCTGAACTGTTGCTGATGGATCACTGTGCACTGTCGTCTACTTTCAGTGACATTTGCACGGCTTAGATTTACTGCTGACTATAAAAGTGACTGTTGCTGCATGTGAACGATCGATCTCCAagttaaaactcatcaaaaatgaCCTCAGAAGTGCAATGTCGCAAAACAGACTTAGTGGGTTGGCTGTATTCTCAATCGAAAATGAGCGTGCCAGTCAACTTGACGTGTCAAACATTGTTGAGAGTTTTACACAACAGAAGGCATGCAAGCGAGTATTTTAAGGTGCTACTTCtattataagtaatatgatttCTAATTTGTTAGTCAGTtccttttttgtaagctttaacagtttaacagaTCTGTACTATCTTTAATTGTGTACATTAGTATGGCTTATTTtgcattagtgtcactactgtgaggatttgtgagcgTCACCACTTTATGACGTCTTTTTTCTCAGAACTCATGTAAAACAGGTTGATTGCatagtagtatcctgtcagccagtgctgtcattttaattcattacaaattaaaattacttcattttattgcacagaacagtttctactttctagcttacattacattttaatcatcttcctttaCAAAGTTGTCTTAGAAAAGTAAGAgggtccacattttacatatatttatgtactactactactgcccacacctcccacattccattcccacaatttattttatttttgctaacttacagtgGCTGTAATAAGTTTTTTTAATCgttttttacaaatttaatttaggCGGGCTAAAGGTAGAGAAGAACAAAcactgtaatgtaatgtaattacttcactattggcatgtagacttgtcttgctcaactggaaaaatcctaactcatctcttttaagtcagtgagtaactgatgttatatactgtttgaaattggaaaaaatcaaattttcacttagaggatctgtgcaaatctttttttaaaacctggcaggatctaatcaataacgttttagaataagcatttcaatTTAGGAAGTGGATActcttcccttatttattttaagtatttttatttatttatttatttttcctaccaTTAAAAATTttctctgttggcctagctcttttTCTCAAGGGTGGGGGCCGATTTGATTTGAAgttacttttgtaaaaattgacttgcttgtatggaatgttatttgcttttaataaattcaataaaatgcttaaaaaatccATTTAGTGAGCTGGTTTGTTGGTCACCAGTGTGTAATCTGATAGTGACACGTTCGCGGATGCACAGGGTccttcagcaagctagctacgccactgtctaGCTTCTTAGGTATCTTTTCTCGTTCAGGTTGCAGCTACCTTGAATGTTTCAGATTAAGGGCATGAATATGACCAAAAGCTATGACACAGGCAGATGCAATTGAAAACAGCTAATTCATAATCAGGTGAGGGTCAATTTCTTTATAACTCACAAAGATTCCTGTCACCACCTGCTCAAGATCAATTCTGGGCTTCCTCTCCCTGAATGTCCTGCAAAAACATAAGGTTACATGATTCTAAGATAGACTTGTCTtggtaaatgagaaaaaaaggaaattgttgATTCTAGGacctttattaaaaatgtatgtacaaGTTTAAGGAAAATTTCATTCTGTTTCTATTCTCGCAGATTTTTGATGCAGAAATCATTGCTATGATCTAATTCTGAGTCTCACACTTCAAGCCCCTATGTCTTTGTTTGCCTCTGTCTAGTTCAGGTGTGTCCAGCTCAGATCCTGGAGGACTGTAGTGgatgcagatttttgttttatgcacATTGTTAATTAGTAACTTGTTACTGCTGCTACTGTAATTTAACATAATGCATATCCCTTATTTATGATTGACTTGCTTAATTGTTTTTACCCTTAAGCATCAGTCAAACAATAAACAGCTACAAACTGAGCCAATAGAAGACCCGCTAACTCAGGGGTACTGGAAGTTCACGATTTGTACTTCAACCAATCTCCTATTTAACTGTTAATGAACCACATTATTTAATTCTACTTCT comes from the Erpetoichthys calabaricus chromosome 4, fErpCal1.3, whole genome shotgun sequence genome and includes:
- the LOC127527498 gene encoding olfactory receptor 1509-like, with protein sequence MDLSNFTHPLGFYIRGFYALQNTEYYFIFLSVVYIITLLANFLIMSIIFFAESLHTPKYFAVFSLAVVDVSYSTAIIPKAIHTFLFNSRFVYFDTCLTQLFFVHYFCSLESFALCVLAYDRLIAICFPLRSNILNSNSRMTLIIMISWTVPLVVVIIMVSLIPRLPYCKTTVVNSYFCDHGPVFKIACGDYSPNWFMACFYTVACFFVPFAFIVITYIFIVNALLKIASSESRWKAFKTCSTHLTLVTIFFTPILVTYLVAWVNVNIDTDTRILNTSLSATIPPLLNPIIYTLKTEEIMEHIRKFAKKRKTNALC